A region of Lycium barbarum isolate Lr01 chromosome 3, ASM1917538v2, whole genome shotgun sequence DNA encodes the following proteins:
- the LOC132630829 gene encoding uncharacterized protein LOC132630829: MVREGIILGHKVSKRGLEVDRANVEVIEKQPPPVSVKGVRSFLGHAGFYRRFIEDFSKISSPICRLLEKEVKFLFDDACIKAFEGLKKRLVTAQIIIAPDWNLPFEWMCDPSDNAVGVVLGQRREKVFHSIYYSSKMLDATQINYTVTEKELLAVVYAFDKFRSYLVGTHVIVYTDHAAIRYLFSKKDAKPRLDNHNHFVEYVQIRESFPDEQLFTIPAAEVPWYADIVNLIVSGVYLPKATSQQRKKLYHDSRFYIWDEPYLFKQGTDQLVRRYIPQTEVNQVLESYHSSPYGGHFQDAHAFARSCNRYQRTGNISKRHEMPLTNILEVEIFDDWGIDFMGPFPPSFGNKYILLAVDYVSKWVEAVPLPTNDAKVVVNFVRKNIFARFGTSRAMISDGSAHLCNSLLKNLLAKYGVKHKVSTTYHPQTCGQVEISNREVKQILEKTVNTQRKDWEMKLDNALWAYRTAYKTPIGASLYN; encoded by the exons ATGGTCCGAGAAGGTATCATCCTTGGGCATAAGGTTTCGAAGAGAGGGCTGGAGGTGGATCGTGCTAATGTGGAGGTCATTGAGAAGCAGCCACCCCCTGTATCAGTCAAGGGTGTGCGTAGTTTCCTCGGGCATGCAGGATTCTACAGACGCTTCATAGAGGATTTTTCAAAGATCTCAAGTCCGATATGCAGGTTACTGGAAAAGGAGGTGAAATTCCTATTCGATGATGCTTGTATTAAGGCTTTTGAAGGTCTGAAGAAGAGGTTGGTAACCGCACAAATAATCATTGCACCTGACTGGAACTTGCCATTTGAGTGGATGTGTGATCCAAGTGACAATGCTGTGGGGGTTGTGTTGGGACAGCGACGAGAGAAAGTTTTTCATTCTATCTACTATTCTAGCAAGATGTTAGACGCTACCCAAATTAATTACACTGTGACAGAGAAGGAGCTGCTAGCTGTGGTTTATGCGTTTGATAAGTTTCGGTCCTATCTCGTTGGGACACATGTTATTGTCTATACAGACCACGCAGCCATTCGCTACTTGTTCAGCAAGAAGGATGCTAAACCCAG ATTGGACAACCATAATCATTTTGTGGAGTATGTCCAAATTCGAGAGTCGTTCCCTGATGAGCAGCTATTTACTATTCCCGCGGCCGAAGTCCCATGGTATGCTGATATTGTGAACCTGATAGTAAGTGGGGTGTACCTCCCAAAAGCTACCTCACAGCAGAGAAAGAAGCTGTATCATGACTCCCGGTTCtacatatgggatgagccgtatttGTTCAAGCAAGGGACTGATCAGTTAGTACGGAGATACATTCCGCAGACCGAGGTTAATCAAGTGTTGGAGAGTTATCATTCTTCCCCATATGGAGGGCACTTTCAGG ATGCTCATGCATTTGCTAGAAGTTGCAATAGATACCAACGAACGGGAAACATCTCTAAGAGGCACGAGATGCCTCTAACAAACATATTGGAGGTAGAAATATTTGACGactggggcattgattttatgggtcccttcCCACCATCCTTCGGTAACAAGTACATTCTGCTTGCTGTCGACTATGTTTCAAAATGGGTAGAGGCAGTGCCTCTCCCGACCAATGATGCGAAGGTGGTGGTAAATTTTGTGCGAAAGAACATCTTCGCAAGGTTTGGAACCTCGCGGGCAATGATTAGTGATGGTAGTGCTCACTTGTGCAACAGCTTGTTAAAGAACCTTCTAGCAAAGTATGGGGTGAAGCATAAAGTTTCTACAACTTACCACCCACAGACATGCGGACAGGTAGAGATCTCGAACAGAGAAGTGAAGCAAATCCTAGAGAAGACCGTGAATACTCAGAGGAAGGATTGGGAAATGAAGTTGGATAATGCCTTGTGGGCGTATCGCACAGCATATAAAACCCCCATCGGAGCGTCTCTTTACAATTAG
- the LOC132630830 gene encoding uncharacterized protein LOC132630830: MNLAGEKRLLQLHELDVFRLGVYENEKLYKENTKRWPDKHSQHREFMPGEQVLLFNSRLRFFPGKLKSHWSGPFVVTRITPHGAVEIQTIDGVRKFLVNRQCLKRYWGGDFDKEKEKVLLNDE, translated from the coding sequence ATGAATCTAGCTGGAGAGAAGAGATTGCTTCAATTACATGAGCTTGATGTATTCAGACTAGGGGTGTATGAGAATGAAAAGCTATACAAGGAGAACACTAAGAGATGGCCCGACAAGCATAGTCAGCATCGTGAGTTCATGCCAGGGGAGCAGGTACTACTCTTTAACTCGAGACTGAGGTTTTTTCCGGGCAAGCTTAAGTCCCATTGGTCTGGACCATTTGTAGTGACTAGAATCACCCCTCATGGTGCAGTCGAGATACAAACCATTGATGGGGTGCGCAAGTTTTTGGTGAATAGGCAGTGTCTCAAGCGATATTGGGGCGGTGATTTTGACAAAGAGAAGGAGAAAGTGCTCCTTAATGACGAGTAG